In Streptomyces qaidamensis, one DNA window encodes the following:
- a CDS encoding TetR/AcrR family transcriptional regulator, whose product MANGRGPSEARRASDRGRYGRLNRERVLASALSLVDREGLSALSMRRLGTELGVEAMALYRYASSKDALLDGLVEALYLELEERLAADTGEDPDWRAGLHRIARATYAVCLTHPQAVPLLATRLLAVPLARRPAAVLRDHERVLSLLRGAGFDDAAAADVFRAFTAWLLGYVSVELRPTVDNADETDPAFRLGLHRLSAKELPTLRETAAALAERGGPEGLAAGLDALLDGFTSGSASAASG is encoded by the coding sequence ATGGCGAACGGCCGTGGGCCGAGCGAAGCCCGTCGCGCCAGCGACCGCGGCCGCTACGGCCGGCTGAACCGGGAGCGGGTGCTGGCCAGCGCCCTGTCCCTGGTGGACCGTGAAGGGCTCTCGGCACTCAGCATGCGCCGCCTCGGCACCGAGCTCGGCGTGGAGGCCATGGCGCTCTACCGGTACGCGTCGAGCAAGGACGCCCTGCTCGACGGGCTGGTCGAGGCGCTGTACCTGGAGCTGGAGGAGCGGCTGGCCGCCGACACCGGCGAGGATCCCGACTGGCGGGCCGGGCTGCACCGGATCGCCCGCGCGACCTACGCCGTGTGTCTCACGCACCCCCAGGCGGTGCCGCTGCTCGCGACGCGTCTGCTGGCGGTCCCGCTGGCCCGCAGACCCGCCGCGGTCCTGCGCGATCACGAGAGGGTGCTGTCCCTGCTGCGGGGCGCCGGTTTCGACGACGCGGCCGCAGCCGACGTGTTCCGCGCCTTCACGGCCTGGCTGCTGGGCTACGTGTCCGTGGAGCTGCGCCCGACGGTGGACAACGCGGACGAGACCGACCCGGCCTTCCGCCTCGGACTGCACCGGCTGTCCGCGAAGGAGCTGCCGACGCTGCGGGAGACGGCGGCGGCGCTCGCCGAGCGGGGCGGCCCGGAGGGTCTCGCGGCCGGTCTGGACGCCCTGCTCGACGGCTTCACGAGCGGCTCCGCCTCCGCAGCATCCGGCTGA
- a CDS encoding phosphotransferase family protein: MTFTEELRGLRGLLPLRPVTSLTWPADALAARRLTDSLGAQGAPHRPRRTFSDLLVFRLDDGGSQAAVVKHPRSARAAASLAHECEAVRRLHRDERLGAWRRLLPVVKQRRLDGPLPLVVETCLPGVEADVLLRRSPELARRVTESALAAIRELHRATGRTEEVTARLADWVTPRLAVLAEEVGWCRRGEGAEALVAVREMVESELAGRRLLVGWTHGDFHPGNVLLAERPGTLSGVIDWAGAVPDGPSLLDCHTFVLTMRHQLTGREFGGVVADVVRRAGLVPEDRRLLAGVRALPSGPRAETVVTLLTWLWHVAGNLEKSARYARSHRWVADNVVSVLGEVLAHEGEVPAREGAQSARSGRRAP, from the coding sequence GTGACGTTCACCGAGGAGCTGAGGGGGCTCCGGGGGCTCCTCCCCTTGCGTCCCGTAACGTCGCTGACGTGGCCCGCCGACGCGCTGGCCGCCCGCAGACTCACGGACTCGCTCGGCGCGCAGGGCGCCCCGCACCGGCCCCGGCGGACCTTCTCCGACCTCCTCGTCTTCCGGCTTGACGACGGCGGTTCACAGGCCGCCGTGGTCAAACATCCCCGCAGCGCCCGGGCGGCCGCCTCGCTGGCGCACGAGTGCGAGGCCGTACGGCGGCTGCACCGGGACGAACGCCTCGGCGCGTGGCGGCGGCTGCTTCCCGTGGTGAAACAACGGCGCCTGGACGGTCCGCTGCCGCTGGTGGTGGAGACCTGCCTGCCCGGTGTGGAGGCCGACGTGCTGCTGCGGCGCTCGCCGGAGCTGGCCCGCAGGGTCACCGAGTCGGCCCTGGCGGCGATTCGTGAGCTGCATCGCGCCACGGGACGGACCGAAGAGGTGACGGCCCGGCTGGCCGACTGGGTGACGCCCCGGCTGGCCGTCCTCGCCGAGGAGGTCGGCTGGTGCCGGCGGGGCGAGGGCGCGGAAGCACTGGTGGCCGTGCGCGAAATGGTGGAGAGCGAGCTGGCCGGACGCCGCCTGCTGGTGGGGTGGACGCACGGCGACTTCCACCCGGGCAACGTGTTGCTGGCGGAGCGCCCGGGGACCCTGTCCGGGGTGATCGACTGGGCGGGCGCGGTCCCGGACGGCCCCTCGCTGCTCGACTGCCACACCTTCGTGCTGACCATGCGGCACCAGCTCACGGGGCGGGAGTTCGGCGGGGTCGTGGCCGATGTGGTGCGGCGGGCCGGTCTCGTGCCCGAGGACCGGCGGCTGCTCGCCGGCGTGCGGGCGCTGCCTTCCGGCCCGCGGGCGGAGACGGTCGTGACACTGCTGACCTGGCTGTGGCACGTCGCGGGGAACCTGGAGAAGTCGGCTCGGTACGCGCGCAGTCACCGGTGGGTCGCGGACAACGTCGTGTCCGTGCTCGGGGAGGTCCTGGCGCACGAGGGCGAGGTGCCCGCCCGAGAAGGGGCGCAGAGCGCACGTTCTGGCAGGAGAGCACCGTGA
- a CDS encoding GNAT family N-acetyltransferase — protein sequence MNPPAERLIHTAAGPARITTPAPRATWWDLAARDPDTAVTQIPTWLDCLCETGPYRDASRLYTFPDGSRIVLPLAGRGRRPRYLDAEESWPAGWGVGGPLASGEVTPEQARALFDDLAHRPALRVGVRFRPQGAGLWQRAAPGTFRLEPHMTQAVDLDGGFGALWQQRFHTRVRRDVKRAEKACLDVEVDRTGRLVPVFQELYDRSIERWAAQQHEPLALARWRRRREFPTGRLAAVAARFGGSCAVWVARHAGEPAASIVVLRHGPHAKFWRAAMNRDVAHPVRATPLLYRLAIEEACEQGCQIFDLGESAPGSSLEHFKAGFGAVGRSSPRYWRERLPVSSAERGLRTVVKRAIRFRDA from the coding sequence GTGAACCCACCCGCTGAACGTCTGATCCACACCGCGGCCGGTCCCGCGCGCATCACCACCCCGGCCCCGCGCGCTACCTGGTGGGACCTGGCAGCGCGGGACCCGGACACCGCCGTCACCCAGATTCCCACCTGGCTCGACTGTCTGTGCGAGACAGGGCCGTACCGGGACGCCAGCCGGCTGTACACCTTTCCCGACGGCAGCCGGATCGTGCTGCCCCTGGCCGGCCGGGGGCGGCGTCCCCGGTACCTGGACGCGGAGGAGTCCTGGCCGGCCGGCTGGGGCGTCGGCGGGCCGCTGGCCTCCGGGGAGGTGACCCCTGAGCAGGCACGGGCGCTCTTCGACGACCTGGCGCACCGGCCCGCCCTGCGCGTCGGGGTGCGCTTCCGGCCGCAGGGCGCCGGGCTGTGGCAGCGGGCCGCCCCCGGCACGTTCCGGCTGGAACCCCACATGACCCAGGCGGTGGACCTCGACGGCGGCTTCGGCGCCCTGTGGCAACAGCGCTTCCACACGCGGGTCCGGCGGGACGTCAAACGGGCCGAGAAGGCATGTCTGGACGTGGAGGTGGACCGCACCGGCCGGCTCGTGCCCGTCTTCCAGGAGCTCTACGACCGGTCCATCGAGCGCTGGGCCGCTCAGCAGCACGAGCCGCTGGCGCTGGCCCGGTGGCGCAGGAGGCGGGAGTTCCCCACCGGGCGGCTGGCCGCGGTTGCCGCACGGTTCGGCGGGTCCTGCGCGGTCTGGGTGGCCCGGCACGCCGGGGAGCCCGCCGCGTCCATCGTCGTCCTGCGGCACGGCCCGCACGCCAAGTTCTGGCGGGCCGCGATGAACCGGGACGTGGCCCATCCGGTCCGGGCGACCCCGCTGCTGTACCGGCTGGCCATCGAAGAGGCCTGCGAGCAGGGCTGTCAGATCTTCGACCTGGGGGAGTCCGCCCCGGGATCCTCGCTGGAGCACTTCAAGGCCGGTTTCGGGGCGGTCGGCCGCTCGTCTCCCCGGTACTGGCGGGAACGGCTGCCCGTCTCCTCGGCCGAGCGCGGACTGCGCACGGTCGTCAAACGCGCGATCCGGTTCCGGGACGCCTGA
- a CDS encoding alkaline phosphatase family protein, with amino-acid sequence MTPRVRTPSRPVRRRRRSLVAACGALAALLPLGGCGSSDKSSGVPRPDHIVVVVEENRGYEDIIGSPEAPFLNELARRGANLTDFFAITYPSQPNYLALFSGSTQGVDNDCPNDFSSRNLASQLLQADLRFTGYAESLPSVGFKGCTSGPYVRRHAPWVNFTNLPNSVNRPWTDFPEDFSDLPEVSFVIPNLDNDMHDGTIKQGDAWLRENLGDYADWAMANNSLLVVTWDEDEGGEDEDNHIPTVVVGEQVQPGDHDQPNNLYGLLRTILDAYGLAPLGHSADAEPLDIFKDGG; translated from the coding sequence GTGACACCACGAGTGAGGACGCCGTCCCGGCCGGTGCGCCGCAGGCGGAGGTCTCTTGTCGCCGCGTGCGGCGCCCTGGCAGCGCTCCTCCCGCTCGGGGGCTGCGGCTCGTCGGACAAGAGCAGCGGCGTCCCCCGGCCGGACCACATCGTGGTGGTCGTCGAAGAGAACCGGGGCTACGAGGACATCATCGGCTCGCCCGAGGCCCCGTTCCTCAACGAGCTGGCCCGCAGGGGCGCCAATCTCACCGATTTCTTCGCCATCACCTATCCGAGCCAGCCCAACTATCTGGCCCTGTTCTCCGGTTCCACACAGGGCGTCGACAACGACTGCCCGAACGACTTCTCCTCCCGCAACCTCGCCTCCCAGCTGCTGCAGGCCGACCTGAGATTCACCGGCTACGCGGAGAGCCTGCCGAGCGTCGGCTTCAAGGGCTGCACCAGCGGCCCCTACGTGCGCCGGCACGCGCCGTGGGTGAACTTCACCAACCTGCCGAACTCCGTCAACCGCCCGTGGACGGACTTCCCCGAGGACTTCTCGGATCTGCCGGAGGTCTCCTTCGTCATCCCGAACCTCGACAACGACATGCACGACGGCACCATCAAGCAGGGCGACGCCTGGCTGCGGGAGAACCTCGGGGACTACGCGGACTGGGCGATGGCCAACAACAGCCTGCTGGTGGTCACCTGGGACGAGGACGAGGGCGGCGAGGACGAGGACAATCACATCCCGACCGTCGTCGTGGGCGAGCAGGTGCAGCCGGGCGACCACGACCAGCCCAACAACCTGTACGGCCTGTTGCGCACCATCCTGGACGCCTACGGCCTCGCCCCGCTCGGCCACAGTGCCGACGCCGAGCCCCTGGACATCTTCAAGGACGGCGGCTGA
- a CDS encoding glycosyltransferase, whose product MGKRSPLTIGQWAPRAPLETRRPEGAPAVPPGGRRATALQWMARAALPVALVLWLLSLRHVNLNAMTDLGLLQVLPVLFWVALGLLAVGFCVALSDRRTRGGWFAVYVLGLIAILHATPALLYPTLRYGWAWKHVAVVDAMIRNGGSVPGAEKLDVYDQWPGFFHLNALVLQATGLESALGYAVWAPPVNNVLLLAPLLLIYRAVTTNRRLIWGAVWIFYSCSWVGQDYFAPQAFAFLLFVTLIALVMGQLRAFAERPPGDVARAWPVGRFLLVVLIMGVIVCSHPLTPLMMISALVALSLPRRNRRVLLPVLGAGVLLTVVWDATVARPFVSANLSEFVGALLKPDSNVVSGLAALGTAAPGQVQVSWIDRGLSAMVFLLAALAFVRRRWTRRTGMPLLVLAPMPVLIANSYGGEMIFRAYLFALPAAALLIAALLFESRRHPRLRVILVAPLLLAMLGGLLFGYYGKESANYFTKEEVAATYFVTATTPPGSLIVSLTSDVPGLEMNYDRHPRIQLNEQDLEVRQRLVDNPVEGLEPFIDGATVREPAYIVLSRAQAAECYLNGTLPADTMQRMDKAMSETWGFVRVFRNQDAVVFRYQNPDAEEAS is encoded by the coding sequence ATGGGCAAGCGTTCGCCTCTGACGATCGGTCAGTGGGCGCCGCGCGCTCCCCTGGAGACGCGGCGACCCGAAGGGGCACCGGCTGTGCCGCCGGGCGGGCGGCGCGCGACGGCACTCCAGTGGATGGCGCGGGCCGCCCTCCCCGTCGCGCTCGTCCTGTGGCTGCTCTCCCTGCGCCACGTGAACCTGAACGCCATGACGGACCTGGGGCTGCTCCAGGTGCTTCCGGTGCTGTTCTGGGTCGCCCTGGGGCTGCTCGCGGTCGGATTCTGCGTGGCCCTGTCCGACCGACGGACCCGGGGCGGCTGGTTCGCCGTCTACGTCCTCGGTCTGATCGCGATCCTGCACGCCACCCCGGCGCTGCTGTACCCCACCCTGCGCTACGGCTGGGCGTGGAAACACGTCGCCGTCGTGGACGCCATGATCCGCAACGGCGGAAGCGTGCCGGGCGCGGAGAAACTCGACGTCTACGACCAGTGGCCCGGCTTCTTCCACCTCAACGCGCTGGTGCTGCAGGCCACCGGTCTGGAGTCGGCGCTCGGATACGCCGTGTGGGCCCCGCCCGTCAACAACGTCCTGCTGCTCGCCCCGCTGCTGCTGATCTACCGGGCGGTGACCACGAACCGGAGGCTGATCTGGGGGGCCGTCTGGATCTTCTACTCCTGCTCGTGGGTCGGGCAGGACTACTTCGCGCCCCAGGCATTCGCGTTCCTGCTCTTCGTCACCCTGATCGCCCTCGTGATGGGACAGTTGCGGGCCTTCGCCGAGCGGCCACCGGGCGACGTGGCCAGGGCCTGGCCCGTCGGCAGATTCCTGCTCGTCGTGCTGATCATGGGTGTGATCGTCTGCTCGCACCCGCTGACCCCGCTGATGATGATCAGCGCCCTGGTCGCCCTGTCCCTGCCGCGCCGCAACCGGCGGGTGCTGCTGCCGGTGCTGGGTGCCGGGGTGCTGCTGACCGTGGTCTGGGACGCCACGGTCGCGCGGCCGTTCGTCTCGGCCAATCTGAGCGAGTTCGTCGGCGCGCTGCTGAAGCCGGACTCCAACGTGGTCTCCGGGCTGGCCGCCCTGGGCACCGCCGCCCCCGGCCAGGTGCAGGTCTCCTGGATCGACCGGGGCCTGTCCGCCATGGTGTTCCTGCTGGCGGCCCTCGCGTTCGTCAGGCGCCGCTGGACCCGCCGCACCGGCATGCCGCTGCTCGTCCTGGCCCCGATGCCGGTCCTGATCGCGAACTCCTACGGCGGCGAGATGATCTTCCGCGCCTATCTGTTCGCGCTGCCCGCCGCCGCCCTGCTCATCGCGGCCCTGCTGTTCGAGTCCCGAAGACACCCCCGGCTGCGCGTGATCCTGGTCGCCCCGCTGCTGCTGGCGATGCTCGGCGGACTGCTCTTCGGCTACTACGGCAAGGAGTCGGCGAACTACTTCACCAAGGAGGAGGTCGCGGCCACGTACTTCGTCACGGCCACCACGCCTCCCGGCTCCCTCATCGTCTCCCTCACGTCGGACGTTCCCGGCCTGGAGATGAACTACGACAGGCATCCACGGATCCAGCTCAACGAACAGGACCTCGAGGTACGCCAGCGGCTGGTGGACAACCCGGTCGAGGGGCTGGAGCCGTTCATCGACGGTGCCACCGTGCGCGAACCGGCCTACATCGTGCTGAGCCGCGCCCAGGCCGCCGAGTGCTACCTCAACGGGACCCTGCCCGCCGACACCATGCAGCGCATGGACAAGGCGATGTCGGAGACCTGGGGCTTCGTACGCGTGTTCCGCAACCAGGACGCCGTGGTGTTCCGCTACCAGAACCCCGACGCGGAGGAGGCGTCATGA